The following proteins are co-located in the Castanea sativa cultivar Marrone di Chiusa Pesio chromosome 8, ASM4071231v1 genome:
- the LOC142607525 gene encoding cucumisin-like — MLAKLIASIADHPIPMASKTTSLSWLLLLSLTASTLLIGHSVSQNEQKAYIVYMGSRSDEISTSSLYTNMLQEVIGSHIGPESLLYSYKRSFHGFVVELTEQEAQKMAAMDGVVSVFPNKQNELHTTRSWDFLGFPKQVNRTTIESNIIIGVLDSGIWPEADSFSDKGFGPPPRKWKGTCKGLTNFTCNNKIIGAKYYRSDGKFEEGDIKSPRDSEGHGTHVASTAAGNIVSMASLEGFGLGTTRGGVPSARIAMYKVCWLNGCSSADILAAFDDAIADGVDIISISVGGYPKNYFTDPIAIGAFHAMRNGILTSTSAGNSGPNPATILNFSPWSLSVAASTIDRKFSTEVQLGNNKTYEGTSINTFNLKNDMYPIIYGGDAPNTTSTFDSRFCYEYSLDQNLVKGKIVLCDALTDGSGPFLAGAIGVVMQGRNPNSGSMAFPLPASYLSFENGGKIRTYLNSTRSPTATILRSNERKDTLAPYIAPFSSRGPNPAAHNILKPDLAAPGVNILAAWSPISPISGVESDKRSSSYNIIAGTSMACPHATAIAAYIKSFHPTWSPASIRSALMTTADPMSAEKNPDAEFAYGAGNINPLKAPNPGLIYDIDALDYIKFLCAQGYNTKLLQYVTGDNSSCSKETDEESLDLNYPSFALSIPPSNSISHVFNRTVTNVGSSTSTYKAIVTSPHGLSIKVNPSVLSFTSLKQKLSFALTIEGTIEKQIVSASLIWDDGTFQVRSPIVVYGAF; from the exons ATGCTAGCCAAGCTTATAGCTAGCATAGCAGACCATCCAATTCCAATGGCAAGCAAAACCACTAGTCTTTCATGGCTTCTCCTTCTCAGCCTCACCGCCTCCACTCTGCTTATTGGTCACTCAGTTTCTCAGAATGAGCAGAAG GCTTATATTGTGTATATGGGCAGCAGAAGTGACGAGATTTCTACATCATCCCTTTACACAAACATGCTACAAGAAGTCATTGGCAG TCATATTGGACCGGAATCGTTACTCTATAGCTACAAGAGGAGTTTCCATGGATTTGTAGTGGAGCTAACTGAGCAAGAAGCCCAAAAAATGGCAG CAATGGATGGCGTAGTATCAGTGTTCCCTAACAAACAAAATGAGCTACATACAACAAGGTCATGGGACTTCCTTGGCTTCCCAAAGCAAGTGAATAGAACAACAATCGAAAGCAACATCATTATTGGTGTTCTGGACTCAGGAATTTGGCCAGAGGCTGATAGCTTTAGTGACAAAGGATTTGGTCCACCACCTCGCAAATGGAAGGGCACTTGTAAAGGCTTAACCAATTTTACTTGCAACAA TAAAATCATTGGAGCAAAATATTACCGAAGCGATGGGAAATTTGAAGAAGGAGATATTAAATCTCCTAGAGATTCGGAGGGCCATGGGACACATGTTGCATCAACAGCAGCTGGGAACATAGTTAGCATGGCAAGCCTAGAAGGGTTTGGGTTGGGAACAACACGAGGAGGTGTTCCATCAGCACGAATTGCCATGTACAAAGTGTGTTGGTTGAATGGGTGTTCTAGTGCTGACATTCTTGCAGCATTTGATGATGCCATTGCTGATGGGGTTGACATTATATCTATTTCTGTTGGAGGATATCCTAAGAACTATTTCACAGATCCAATTGCCATTGGAGCATTTCATGCTATGAGAAATGGAATATTGACATCAACTTCTGCTGGTAACTCGGGTCCTAATCCAGCAACCATATTAAACTTCTCCCCATGGTCTCTGTCTGTGGCTGCAAGCACCATAGATCGAAAGTTCTCCACTGAGGTCCAATTAGGCAACAACAAAACCTAtgag GGAACTTCAATTAATACATTTAATCTCAAGAATGATATGTATCCAATAATTTATGGTGGGGATGCACCAAACACCACATCAACGTTCGACTCCAG GTTTTGCTACGAATATTCACTGGACCAAAATTTGGTGAAAGGTAAAATTGTACTTTGCGATGCCTTGACTGATGGGTCTGGGCCATTCTTAGCCGGTGCAATTGGTGTTGTGATGCAAGGCCGAAACCCCAATTCTGGAAGCATGGCTTTTCCCTTACCTGCATCTTACCTTAGCTTTGAGAATGGTGGCAAGATTCGCACGTACCTAAATTCGACAAG GAGCCCAACTGCGACTATTCTTAGGAGTAATGAAAGGAAAGATACATTGGCCCCTTACATAGCCCCCTTCTCATCAAGAGGCCCAAATCCAGCTGCCCACAACATTCTCAAG CCGGATTTAGCTGCTCCTGGAGTTAACATTCTCGCTGCATGGTCTCCAATTTCCCCAATTTCCGGTGTTGAATCAGATAAGAGATCAAGCTCATATAATATAATCGCAGGGACATCAATGGCTTGCCCACATGCTACAGCAATAGCGGCCTACATCAAATCATTTCACCCCACATGGTCACCAGCCTCTATTAGATCTGCTCTTATGACTACTG CTGATCCCATGAGTGCTGAAAAGAACCCCGATGCTGAATTTGCATATGGTGCAGGCAATATTAATCCTCTTAAGGCTCCAAATCCTGGTTTAATATATGATATTGATGCACTTGACTACATAAAATTTTTGTGTGCACAAGGATATAATACCAAGTTATTACAATATGTTACTGGGGACAATAGTAGCTGTTCCAAAGAAACTGATGAAGAAAGTTTGGATTTAAACTATCCTTCTTTTGCTCTATCCATACCACCCTCGAATTCAATAAGTCACGTTTTCAATCGGACCGTCACCAATGTTGGATCATCAACATCTACGTATAAAGCTATCGTGACCTCCCCACATGGACTTAGTATCAAAGTGAACCCTAGTGTTCTATCATTCACATCTCTCAAACAAAAGCTATCATTTGCGCTCACAATTGAAGGAACAATAGAAAAACAAATAGTCTCTGCTTCCTTAATATGGGATGATGGTACATTCCAAGTGAGGAGCCCCATTGTTGTGTATGGAGCCTTTTGA